A single window of Cydia strobilella chromosome 18, ilCydStro3.1, whole genome shotgun sequence DNA harbors:
- the LOC134749549 gene encoding uncharacterized protein LOC134749549 isoform X4, giving the protein MAKFLIIMTTLMAAALAYPGYGSSGYGSHGSGGFGGSQGSQGGFGGGSHGGGFGSGSHGGGFGSGSHGGGFGSGSQGGGFGSGSSSYGGHGGHGSHHLSGLDSGYGQGQGSISGSQQGGFGGSHGSQGGFGGGSHGGQGGFGGGSHGGQGGFGGGSHGSHGGIGGSHGSGGYGHKY; this is encoded by the exons ATGGCGAAGTTCTTG ATAATCATGACGACTTTGATGGCTGCGGCCCTAGCCTACCCTG GTTACGGTTCCAGCGGGTACGGTAGCCACGGAAGCGGCGGCTTTGGCGGCAGCCAAG GAAGCCAAGGGGGATTCGGTGGAG GTAGCCACGGAGGTGGTTTCGGAAGCGGTAGCCACGGCGGTGGTTTCGGCAGCGGTAGCCACGGAGGTGGCTTCGGCAGCGGCAGCCAAGGAGGCGGTTTCGGCAGCGGTAGCAGCAGCTACGGTGGCCACGGAGGTCATGGCAGTCATCACCTCTCTGGGCTAGATAGTGGATACGGCCAGGGACAGGGCAGTATCAGTGGCAGCCAGCAGGGAGGTTTCGGTGGAAGTCACGGAAGTCAAGGAGGTTTCGGAGGCGGTAGCCACGGAGGTCAAGGAGGTTTTGGAGGCGGTAGCCACGGAGGTCAAGGAGGCTTCGGAGGAGGAAGCCACGGAAGTCACGGCGGTATTGGTGGTAGCCACGGTAGCGGCGGATACGGACATAAATATTAA
- the LOC134749549 gene encoding keratin, type I cytoskeletal 9-like isoform X3: MAKFLIIMTTLMAAALAYPGYGSSGYGSHGSGGFGGSQGGFGSQGGFGGGSHGGGFGSGSHGGGFGSGSHGGGFGSGSQGGGFGSGSSSYGGHGGHGSHHLSGLDSGYGQGQGSISGSQQGGFGGSHGSQGGFGGGSHGGQGGFGGGSHGGQGGFGGGSHGSHGGIGGSHGSGGYGHKY; encoded by the exons ATGGCGAAGTTCTTG ATAATCATGACGACTTTGATGGCTGCGGCCCTAGCCTACCCTG GTTACGGTTCCAGCGGGTACGGTAGCCACGGAAGCGGCGGCTTTGGCGGCAGCCAAGGCGGCTTCG GAAGCCAAGGGGGATTCGGTGGAG GTAGCCACGGAGGTGGTTTCGGAAGCGGTAGCCACGGCGGTGGTTTCGGCAGCGGTAGCCACGGAGGTGGCTTCGGCAGCGGCAGCCAAGGAGGCGGTTTCGGCAGCGGTAGCAGCAGCTACGGTGGCCACGGAGGTCATGGCAGTCATCACCTCTCTGGGCTAGATAGTGGATACGGCCAGGGACAGGGCAGTATCAGTGGCAGCCAGCAGGGAGGTTTCGGTGGAAGTCACGGAAGTCAAGGAGGTTTCGGAGGCGGTAGCCACGGAGGTCAAGGAGGTTTTGGAGGCGGTAGCCACGGAGGTCAAGGAGGCTTCGGAGGAGGAAGCCACGGAAGTCACGGCGGTATTGGTGGTAGCCACGGTAGCGGCGGATACGGACATAAATATTAA
- the LOC134749549 gene encoding uncharacterized protein LOC134749549 isoform X1 — MAKFLIIMTTLMAAALAYPGYGSSGYGSHGSGGFGGSQGGFGSQGGFGGGSQHGGGSVGGSHGGGFGSGSHGGGFGSGSHGGGFGSGSQGGGFGSGSSSYGGHGGHGSHHLSGLDSGYGQGQGSISGSQQGGFGGSHGSQGGFGGGSHGGQGGFGGGSHGGQGGFGGGSHGSHGGIGGSHGSGGYGHKY, encoded by the exons ATGGCGAAGTTCTTG ATAATCATGACGACTTTGATGGCTGCGGCCCTAGCCTACCCTG GTTACGGTTCCAGCGGGTACGGTAGCCACGGAAGCGGCGGCTTTGGCGGCAGCCAAGGCGGCTTCG GAAGCCAAGGGGGATTCGGTGGAGGTAGCCAGCACGGAGGTGGTTCCGTTGGAGGTAGCCACGGAGGTGGTTTCGGAAGCGGTAGCCACGGCGGTGGTTTCGGCAGCGGTAGCCACGGAGGTGGCTTCGGCAGCGGCAGCCAAGGAGGCGGTTTCGGCAGCGGTAGCAGCAGCTACGGTGGCCACGGAGGTCATGGCAGTCATCACCTCTCTGGGCTAGATAGTGGATACGGCCAGGGACAGGGCAGTATCAGTGGCAGCCAGCAGGGAGGTTTCGGTGGAAGTCACGGAAGTCAAGGAGGTTTCGGAGGCGGTAGCCACGGAGGTCAAGGAGGTTTTGGAGGCGGTAGCCACGGAGGTCAAGGAGGCTTCGGAGGAGGAAGCCACGGAAGTCACGGCGGTATTGGTGGTAGCCACGGTAGCGGCGGATACGGACATAAATATTAA
- the LOC134749549 gene encoding uncharacterized protein LOC134749549 isoform X2, whose protein sequence is MAKFLIIMTTLMAAALAYPGYGSSGYGSHGSGGFGGSQGSQGGFGGGSQHGGGSVGGSHGGGFGSGSHGGGFGSGSHGGGFGSGSQGGGFGSGSSSYGGHGGHGSHHLSGLDSGYGQGQGSISGSQQGGFGGSHGSQGGFGGGSHGGQGGFGGGSHGGQGGFGGGSHGSHGGIGGSHGSGGYGHKY, encoded by the exons ATGGCGAAGTTCTTG ATAATCATGACGACTTTGATGGCTGCGGCCCTAGCCTACCCTG GTTACGGTTCCAGCGGGTACGGTAGCCACGGAAGCGGCGGCTTTGGCGGCAGCCAAG GAAGCCAAGGGGGATTCGGTGGAGGTAGCCAGCACGGAGGTGGTTCCGTTGGAGGTAGCCACGGAGGTGGTTTCGGAAGCGGTAGCCACGGCGGTGGTTTCGGCAGCGGTAGCCACGGAGGTGGCTTCGGCAGCGGCAGCCAAGGAGGCGGTTTCGGCAGCGGTAGCAGCAGCTACGGTGGCCACGGAGGTCATGGCAGTCATCACCTCTCTGGGCTAGATAGTGGATACGGCCAGGGACAGGGCAGTATCAGTGGCAGCCAGCAGGGAGGTTTCGGTGGAAGTCACGGAAGTCAAGGAGGTTTCGGAGGCGGTAGCCACGGAGGTCAAGGAGGTTTTGGAGGCGGTAGCCACGGAGGTCAAGGAGGCTTCGGAGGAGGAAGCCACGGAAGTCACGGCGGTATTGGTGGTAGCCACGGTAGCGGCGGATACGGACATAAATATTAA
- the LOC134749550 gene encoding uncharacterized protein LOC134749550, with protein MVKFLIIMATLVAAALAYPGGGHDYDGHDSYGHKGGYGSDGDDSHGHEDGHGGPEGSHGSHGDDSHGHEDGHGGPEDGSHGDDSHGHEDGHGGPEGSHGSHGDDSHGHEDGHGGLEGSHGSHSNFGGQGQHTHKDDSGYGHDH; from the exons ATGGTCAAGTTTTTG ATAATTATGGCGACGTTAGTGGCTGCGGCTCTAGCTTACCCTG GTGGCGGTCACGACTACGATGGCCACGATAGTTACGGCCACAAAGGCGGCTACGGAAGCGACGGCGACGATAGTCACGGCCACGAAGACGGCCACGGAGGTCCTGAAGGGAGCCACGGAAGCCACGGAGACGATAGTCACGGCCACGAAGACGGCCACGGAGGTCCTGAAGACGGAAGCCACGGCGACGATAGTCACGGCCACGAAGACGGCCACGGAGGTCCTGAAGGGAGCCACGGAAGCCACGGCGACGATAGTCACGGCCACGAAGACGGCCACGGAGGTCTTGAAGGTAGCCACGGAAGCCACAGCAATTTTGGTGGCCAAGGCCAACACACCCATAAAGACGATAGCGGATATGGACATGATcattaa
- the LOC134749586 gene encoding ATP-dependent RNA helicase A-like: MVKFLIIMTTLVAAALAYPPGSGYDYQGSGVYGGSQGGYGSQGGSGRFSQGSGFGSNSQGRGFGSDNQGRGFGSDSQGRGFGIGSSNYRSYDGYGGSHQVSGLDGGYGQGQGGFGGGQEGFGGSQGGFGGGSHGGQGGSHGSHGSGEYGQKY, encoded by the exons ATGGTCAAATTTTTG ATAATCATGACGACGCTGGTGGCTGCAGCCTTAGCCTACCCCCCTGGTAGTG GTTACGATTACCAGGGAAGCGGCGTCTATGGCGGCAGCCAAGGCGGCTACG GAAGCCAAGGGGGATCCGGTCGATTTAGCCAAGGAAGCGGTTTCGGCAGCAATAGCCAAGGACGCGGTTTCGGCAGCGATAACCAAGGACGCGGTTTTGGCAGCGATAGCCAAGGACGCGGTTTCGGAATCGGCAGCAGCAACTACCGTAGCTACGACGGTTATGGTGGCAGTCATCAAGTCTCTGGGCTAGATGGTGGATATGGCCAGGGACAGGGCGGTTTCGGTGGCGGCCAGGAAGGCTTTGGTGGAAGCCAAGGAGGTTTTGGAGGTGGTAGCCATGGAGGTCAAGGAGGAAGCCACGGAAGTCACGGTAGCGGAGAATACGgacaaaaatattaa